Below is a window of Mobula birostris isolate sMobBir1 chromosome 27, sMobBir1.hap1, whole genome shotgun sequence DNA.
AAAGTTTTTACTTGGTTTATAAAGAAATTGATTTTAGTAAATTATTTGCTCATGGGGTGTGGGTGCCACTGGCAATGCCaacattgattgtccatttccAAACGTCATTGCAGCTGAGAGTCCCCCTCAGTGTTATAAAAATCATTAATTCGTCTTGCGTTCTGTAGGGGGTGGGGAGTTCCTGACCTTGAATCAGACACAAATTAGACTCCTTTACTACATTTTAAATTAGTTGACTCTGAACTGTGTTTTGAATGGCCCAATAGACCACTTTATCACAGTACAATACCACTGGTTCAAGAAGGCTTGTTATGACAGCCGGGGATAGATAGATTCGGGTTAGAAGTGTCTGATTTATGGGTACTCTGCACATGTGAATAAGCATTTTAGATACTGGCAGGATGAATGGAGATGACTTGCCAACCTCTGTAGGGCTGCAGATACCATAATTTCCATGTGCTTTCTCTTCCCAACACCACCTACTTTTCTATTCATCCCCCACCGCCCCGCACATTCGGGTCTGCGTTGATCTGGGCCGTGATGGGCAGACTCGCTCATTTACTGCTCTTCACATGCCTGCCCTCCTGTCGCAACTATCTCTCTGGTCCTCTCCCACACACTGCTTTTGTTCACTACTAACTTGGGAATGGAACCTGGGGACTGCCTGTCTTGATTTGTTACTCTGTGTATCAGTTTGGTAAACTCTTTCCCTATCCGTTATAACTCTGTTTCATGTAGTCTGAGGCCATCTTAGCTCTGACCTGAGACAACTTATCTCCTTTAGGTAGGTCCGCTTGCTTGTGACTGTTGCCTGGTCCCTTGAATTTTGTTCAATTACAATAATTCTTAGCTGGCCTCAAAGGCACCTTGCATGAGGTACTGGGATGACCAGTGGCTCGAGAGCACACAGCTTGGCAAGAGGCGAGGCTTTGTAAAGGGGAGGGAGAAAATTGAGATAGGCAttgacatttgttttttttaaaaaaagtactccttccctccctttGAACAGGACAAGAAACAGAGCCACTGGGACTGAATAGAGACTGCTGTTTTGGAAGCTGCCTCAGATCATCCTTCCACAAGGTGCAAGCAGCGCCTCTGAAAATGCAAAACTGCGAAGAGTCTTTAGTACAGTTGGAGAAGGATCAGCTGTTGCCTCAGTTTAATAGACTCTCAGTGAACGGTAATATGCTGCCACCACCTCAAACACCAGTAAGGGGAGCAACTGCACTGATTAACATTGGATGCTCCAGTGACCGAAGCTCCAAGCCACTTCCGCCACTGCCTTTCTCGGGCGATGTGTCCTTCGATGACGTGGACAGTGAGGTCGAGTCCATCACGAACTCGGAAACTGACTTGCTCTTGCAGGATTACAGACCACTAAGCTTCAGGTACGGAGCTCCAAGCAGACGGAGCTTCCGTGGGTGCGGGCAAACAAACTATGCTTACTCTGAGAGTGTCGGTCAGAGTCGAGTGCCAGAGAGTTCCCACGTTATAAAGGATACTAAAATGGAAAACAAAGAGGTCACTGAATATCGTGCTCGCCCCCACCGCAAATTGCGACGTTCGCATTCGGGCCCAGCTGGATCGTACAACAAGCCCGCCATATTGAAAAATGCAAACTGCCTGTCAAGTTCATCGCCAGATTCCATTGAGGTGAAGCCTGAGATTCCCCCTCGAGTGCCCATACCCCCACGCCCAGTGAATCATGACTACAGGAGGTGGTCTGCAGAGGTAATGCACTGTGATGAGGACAAACCACCGAAGGTTCCGCCACGAGAACCCATGTCCGGAAGCAATTCACGCACCCCAAGTCCCAAAAGTCTCCCAGCCTACCTCAATGGGGTGATGCCCCCAACACGAAGCTTTGCACCTGATCCCAAATACGTCAGCAACAAAGTCCTCCAGAGGCAGGCAAGTGACGGGGCGACCTTGCGGGTACCATGCATTTTACCGATCATTGAAGATGGGAAGAAGGTGAGTTCCACGCATTACTACCTGCTTCCTGAGAGACAAATTTCAGAAGTAATTTGTGGAAGCCCAGGCCTCTGAGGAATCAACTGATTGCACAGTGCAACGCTTCAAGACATTTGCAATCACCAAACCAGAGACAGTAAAGCAGAAACTTGTTTCCAATGTTGACTCCTCTCagttgcaacaaaaaaaaaggtgGCAAAGAATAATACCAGTCTTATTAAGGCTCCTGGCTTGCAGGATCCACAGAAAAATAAACAGCATTGCGGAATGTGATCCCAAAACCTCAGCTAAATTCCATATATTACATATGTATATGTGGAATATGACTTGACCATTATCTATAAACTGGAAGACCTTGAACAATCCACGGTGAACAGGATGCCTGCTTTGGTTTTTGCCATATGATTTTTTTGTGACCTTTTCATCAGGATGTCTCTGTTGTTTATATTGCACTTTATCTACTTCTGGAACTTTGCAATGAACAGTGAACTAGACATTGGGCATGGCCACAATGCCCTTTGATATTCTGGCAGGTGCATTGCCTATTTTGGCCCATCATTAACCATGAACCTTGTAGAAAACTAATACTGAAAATATTAGTTTCTCTGGCCAAAACTTCTTTACATAACTGTTCGGAGACCCTTTTGGTTGAGAAACTGGCAATTGTTACAGGGCAGTGTACAAGCAATTATGCTTGGTGTCAATTCAGCTCAGGGATGCTAATGAAGGTCACCTCTTACTTAATGGCTATTTAAGTGAAAAAGTATTATGTTCAAGTGAAGGGAAAGAATTAAAAGACTTCTTAAAAACACACAACTGCCACAAATTCATGTTTCTGCCTCTCTTCGCCATCCACTCAATGATTTGCAGCATTGTGTTAAGTGGTGGAAAATCCCAAAGTTCAGAAGGAAGGGAGTGGGTATTCCATTTTTCCCGGAAGGTTAGCAATCTGCATGCTGCTATTTCTTCTCCATTCcctccttgtttttttttaaaaagtgaaaccAAATGAGGTTGAGGGAGGAAGGAGGGTATGTTGAGGGTGGGGGGCTGCTGGTGGAAAGGGTTTCTACACATTGTTCATTATTCTCTGCATATCAGCACTGGAAGCTTGCCTGTTCTACCATGTTCAAATACAATGCACAATCTGATTTTTCACgtatatttttttaaagtgtAGATAAccaatggcagttaacaggagtTGTTGTAGTCAAGACCCTGCTGGCAATAAGACTGCAGAGGTGTAGTTTTGACCAGCTACTCTCTGATATCATGTATAAATACCCTTTCTTGGTGATGATATAAAATGAATCATGAAAGGCATGAGTACAGCCCAAACCTGCCACTTTATACATAGTGTGTCTGTGTTCAAACACTGGATTTGAAGCCAGAGCCTCAAAGGTCCCTAATAGCCACCCTCCAGGAGGTCTTGCTGCCCAAAATGAGTACTGTTTATGGAGGGACACAATTTCTATCAGTCTGCCCCTTAGTGATCCAAGGCTTGGACCCTTACAATCTGGTACTTTGGCATCAATTTATCGTCTGGaattggggagagggggaggaggaaggagaaGCAAGAAGACTCTCAGAACGGGTGAGGGAAAGGTTTTGGGCCTTCCTATCTTGACTCACCTCCCTGCTGAAAACCAATGAAAAGGAAGGAAGCTTCaattggagtttaaaagaatattCTCCCTCCTCCCCATGTATGACTATGAGCATATCGAGGGAAATGGTGGCGAAAAACAGCTTGTGTGTCAAACTTGTAGACTGAGTAAAGGCAAGCATAGTAAGAGGTTCAGTACTAACCTACAAGCTAGTTTACATGGTTTTGGACTGGACTAGGAACCTATATGAAGAATCATGCAGGTACTCATTTGGAAAGTTTTATGTCAGAAATCAATTAACTGTATGTAACATAAATGAAGGCCTATATTTCTGCTCTTGTGTACTCACTGGCTGTAACATATTTTGTTTCTATAATATTTGTTGGAAAGCTCCAGAACAATGTTTCTGTGGGTCTGTGCagtattattatatatatttaaacaaaaaaaaatctcagctgTCTTTATTTTAAAGTGTGTGGTTTGCTCATGGCTTTTGATTTGTACATCCGCTCTCTCGACATAATCTGGTGATAAAGTTGCTACTGTGACAACCTAATGTAAATTCAGACCACGATCCGCAGTGCACCTCCACATTTTTCAAGCTCTGACTTTGACCTGTAAATGATTCATGAAAAGTATCTCCCTTGGGGCGTGTTAAAGACTTTCTGTTCTCTTGTAGTTTAATTGGAGGCAAGAGCAGTGAGAGCAATGAATTACAGATGTGCTAGGGTGGGCCTTTTAAAACAAGCCAGCTGCACAGGAGTCAATTGTTCCCTCTTGCTTGGTGTCTGCAGATGTACAGGAAATGAATAAAATGCGTACACGTGAGCTAAATGTCGTGAAAGAGAATGATTCATTCCTTCTAAGTGTGTATTGGGTCAAAAGAAGAAAAAAGGTGCTATTCACTGTTCTAAGATACTTAACAATCCATTTGAAATGTGTTTGCTGGTATACAGTGGAAGCTAAtttgtgcagagaaaattcttCATGACAGTAATGTGAAGAAGTGACTCAATaattgcgtacagttctggtcaccctactataggaaggatgctgaggctttggagatggttcagaagaggtttaccaggatgctgcctggtttagagggaatgtgctatcacgagaggctggatacacttgggttgttttctgtggagcaccggagactgagaggagatctgatagagggttacaagattatgagaagcatagatagagtggatagagagtatctgtttcccagggttgaaatgtctaataccagaggacatgtattgaaggtgaggggggaggggaaggttcaaagggggatgtgaggggtaagtttttttttacttaaagTCATGGATgcttggtatggtggtagaggaaaatacattggaggcttttaaaaggtgtttggataggcacatggatgtaagggagatagagggatatggacattgtgtaggtaggaggaattagtatttgagtgtttttgatttgcttttcagctggtttggcacaactctgtgagctgaatggcctgtttctgtgctgtactgttctatgtgttTCTTGATGCCCTCCCATTGTCCAATTCCAGCTTTCATTCTCATCTCACAATGGGATTCCGGAAGCTCCAGCAAGAGCTCCATGAGTTCTGAAAATGGCTTAATTCAGTAGGTCAGCCATTCTCCTCGGAACGCTCAGCTAAGTAGACCTCCTTTGATATATCATTCAACTCTAGTATCATAGCAGAATTGACTCTTCACCCAATAATTCATCAGAGATTACACCATGCCATTTGCTGATGCTCTCTAAGTATTGAATTTCTAATCTGGCAGTATTGCTGGATCATAACTGTCCTAAGCTCTGTGTACAACTTCAAGTGAATGTCAAAGTCATGAATGTAGTGGGTACAATCAAATTCCAATGTTCCAATTAAAATCTGGCACCCATAGGACATTTGAAAGTGGACTGAAACATTTTTGGGACATTATTAACCAAACATctgtttatttcattatttttaaatgaTACACAGTAGCataataaattttccagtgaatCCAACCTATCTGAGGGAAATAGAAGAGTAATGTGTGAGCCAGATGTTCATCCATACAGATGGATTTCTGAATAAGCAGATACTAGATTATCAGCATTTTACCATGTGGAAAGTTATGCTAGAAGCTGTTCTGTGCAACTGTGTTCCAAAAGCTGTGTTGCCTACCCAGCATCAGGGCAACGGTGATGGTCTCAGGATTACAGAAAGATTTGGACAACCACTTATATGggtgaagcaaaaaaaaaaattctatgacAGTTTTAAGTCCATAAGCAGAGTTACAAAGCATCTGTGGCTCAATCTTAGTTCTACATACAAAATAACAGAGGAGTTAAACTAAACCAGTGTGAATGCACAGCTCAAAGGGTGATTTGGGAAAAAGGAATTTCAATTTCTGGGCACTGGTACCTCTACTGAGAAAGAGGAGGCTGTCCTATTGGAATTGGCTTTATTTTGAGACTACAGTTACGGCGAAGAGAATCATGAAGCTGAACAgaattggggggaaaaaaaagcccCTCAACCCAACTTGACCATGCTGGCCAAGTTGTTTAactgagctggtcccatttgcccatgtttgggcCTTGTCTCTATTTATATACCTGTAGATGTAATAATTGCCACATCCTCTGGAGGTTCATTCTATATAGGGACAATGCTTAGAAAAAGTCACCTTTCGGGTCTCTTTTCCCTTTCACTTCAAACTTATGTCCTAGTTTTGAATTCCCCTACCCTGGGGTAAAGATTGTGGTTATTTAGCTTATCTacatccctcatgattttataagcttctcaacttctttgcTCTGGGGGGAATTCCtaaccagcctctccttataactctaAATCCCCAGTCTTGGTAACGTGGTTGCAAGTTTTTTTTGGCACTGTTTCCAATTTAGTAACATCCTTCCACTAGTGGGGCAATcaggactgtacacaatactcccaatgtggccttaccaatgtcttgtcCAGCTGAAACACGGAATTCCAATTCCTATACGTGGTCAATTTTCTCAacaatgaaggcaaacatgcctaatactttcttcaccatcctgtccaGCTCTGTCACCGCTTTCAAGGATCTATGCACCTGCACTCCTAGATTTGTGCTTCGCCGCTCCCCAGGGCCCTACCATGTACTGCATGAATCCTGCCCTCCTGTGTTTTACCAAAATGCGGCACTTCACATTTGTCTGATTTGAATAACATATGTTGCAGATTGGGATTTAaatagatcagaatcagatttatcatcactgattTATGTGATGTGAAATGTGGGGCGTGGGAGGGTTAATTTGAGACAAGGGGAAATTCTGGAAGTTAAGCAGAAAGGGAGAATGTGACAGCTGCATTGAAATGGGTAATAATAAACAGAGAATAACACAAAGGGACAAAGCAAAGGAAGATAAGTAGATaatctgcatcacagcctggtgtggaaacgccaatgcccttgaatggaaaatcctccaaaGGATAGTGGATAGCGTCCAGACCatcgcaggtaaagccctccccactattgagcacatctacgtgaaacgttgtggcaggaaagcagcatccatcatcagggacttccaccacccaggacatgctctcttctcactgctgccatcacgaaggaagtacaggagcctcaggattcacaccaccgggttcaggaacagttactatccctcaaccatcaggctcttgaaccaaaggggataacttcactcaacttcacttgccccatcattgaaatgttcccacaacccacagactcactttcaaggaccctacatttcatgttctcgatatttattggttGGCTGGTtggatatttatttatgtatgtatgtatgtatgtatttgcacagtctgttatcCTTTggacactggttgaatgcccaagttggtgcaatctttcattgatcctgttatggttattattccataaaTTACATtgagaatgcccgcaagaaaatgaatctcagggttgtatatggtaacatatatgtactttgataataaatttactttgaactttgaatttattttGATATGCAGGTCCTTCCCAATTAATGAATATCTGACTTCTGTATAGCCCATACGTACGAACAAGTGTTTGGGAGACTAGCTGTATGTATCTGCCAGctgctgcaggcatcttctgcctTATGAGCTGAAGGTTTGAGACCACGTTTCCAATGTGCGAGCTGTTCAGGTTACGACAGTTCACAGGAACAGAACGCCGCTGTAACCTGGGGAAGAGTTTGTGTCAAAGCAGACAGAATTGGCAAAAAGTCAAAGTTCCTTTTTATTTTAGGTGACCAAGGCTGTGAATAGAATATTCCAGGAAATCTGAAGCTACAATAATAACCCCAGTTCTAACCAAATGCTCTGATAATAGAGGGTGGTATAAGGATTATAGTAATAGATTGTCTTAGCTCAGAAAATGAGCATATAGTGTAGGTAGTTAATAGCTAACAAAGGAAAGAATTCACTAGTGGAAGTAATCTTAAATTACTTAAATCACCTTATTGGACACCAACAGTTTTAGAGATTTTGTTACAGATTTTGACCAAATTACAATGTAGATTTACTTAATAAAACCTTGGTGAAATGGCAGACTTTTAATCAAATAATCCATTGGTCAGGGACAGGAACATAAAATCAATCAAGGGTTTTCAAAATAAAGATCATGCAAAAATTGTGAATGACTTTACACAAAAAACTATTCCCAGAATTGTAGAGCAGGCTGCAGCTGTGGGGTGAGTAGTGTTAACATTTCAAGGTTACTGACCTTTCAAAGGAAATGGGGAAGGTTAGAAAACCTCAGCTCTGCTGAATCATTTCTCTCTCCATTGTAGCTATCTGACTTACCTGTGGAGTATTTCCAAATTTCTACCATGGAGggtgttctaactggctgcatcactgtctggtgagtggggtggtggtggtgggggagggattaGAGAGGGCTACTGTACAGGTTCAAAGTGAGCTTcagagagctgtaaacttagtcagctccatcatgggcactagcctctgtagtatccaggatatcttcaaggagtggtgcctcaaagagggggcatccgtcattaaggactcccataaCCCAGGTCACactttgttctcattgctaccatcaggaagaagcatGAAGGTGCACGTTCAACAACtcaggagcaacttcttccccccgccatctgatttttgaatggacgttgaaccatgaacactacctcactactttttaaaatctcTATCTCTATTTTTgcctactttttaaatttaactattttatgtatgtattgcaatgtaccgctgccacaaagacaacaaatttcacaacacatgcgggtgatattaaacctgattctgatctttctTTAGTTTGTTTCAGCATCCCAGCATCTGAAGTTTCTGATTTTTTAATCTTCACATGCATTAGGAAAGGTAATCTTGAGGTTGATTTCTTAAAACTCATTCAACATAGTTTCCTAGAACAGTGCACGGTGGCTCCATACAGAGGACAGATTATTTTAGACGGTCATGGATCATGAGATGAGATGAACTG
It encodes the following:
- the LOC140188559 gene encoding ERBB receptor feedback inhibitor 1-like translates to MSSAGLAAQEIRSPLSNCFMHGTHGVIGNKSCWNQSSTLDNIYFAEATAVTCALNAAPHKQSYIVPSTNRQETEPLGLNRDCCFGSCLRSSFHKVQAAPLKMQNCEESLVQLEKDQLLPQFNRLSVNGNMLPPPQTPVRGATALINIGCSSDRSSKPLPPLPFSGDVSFDDVDSEVESITNSETDLLLQDYRPLSFRYGAPSRRSFRGCGQTNYAYSESVGQSRVPESSHVIKDTKMENKEVTEYRARPHRKLRRSHSGPAGSYNKPAILKNANCLSSSSPDSIEVKPEIPPRVPIPPRPVNHDYRRWSAEVMHCDEDKPPKVPPREPMSGSNSRTPSPKSLPAYLNGVMPPTRSFAPDPKYVSNKVLQRQASDGATLRVPCILPIIEDGKKVSSTHYYLLPERQISEVICGSPGL